A window of the Cystobacter fuscus genome harbors these coding sequences:
- a CDS encoding NADPH-dependent F420 reductase, translating into MRIGIIGSGKVGRALGAWMTRVGYEVAFTSRTQAHALEAARDAGPGATALELRALVESCDLLLLTLPFAQIVPTLEPLRQALARKILVDVTNPITDNHRALSMGHTTSGAEEISRRFPEASVVKAFNAVFAEVYAAQRARLEDRPITMFYAGDEDAAKQRVRELLVRLGFDAVDAGPLMNSRYLEPLSLLNIHLGRVLGWGAHIGFSLLREPR; encoded by the coding sequence ATGCGGATTGGAATCATCGGCAGTGGGAAGGTGGGCCGGGCCCTGGGGGCCTGGATGACCCGGGTGGGCTACGAGGTGGCCTTCACCTCGCGCACCCAGGCGCATGCGCTCGAGGCGGCGCGCGACGCGGGCCCGGGCGCGACGGCCCTGGAGCTGCGCGCGCTGGTGGAGTCGTGCGACCTGCTCCTGCTGACGCTGCCCTTCGCGCAGATCGTCCCGACGCTCGAGCCGCTGCGCCAGGCGCTCGCGAGGAAGATCCTCGTCGACGTCACCAACCCGATCACGGACAACCACCGGGCGCTGAGCATGGGGCACACGACGTCCGGCGCCGAGGAGATCTCCCGGCGCTTTCCGGAGGCGAGCGTGGTGAAGGCCTTCAACGCCGTCTTCGCGGAGGTGTACGCCGCCCAGCGGGCCCGGCTCGAGGACCGGCCCATCACGATGTTCTACGCGGGTGACGAGGACGCCGCGAAACAGCGGGTGCGGGAGCTCCTCGTGCGGCTGGGGTTCGACGCGGTGGACGCTGGACCCCTGATGAACTCGCGCTACCTCGAGCCCCTGTCGCTGCTCAACATCCACCTGGGGCGCGTGCTCGGCTGGGGCGCGCACATCGGCTTCTCGCTGCTGCGCGAGCCCCGATAG
- a CDS encoding 2-hydroxyacid dehydrogenase, with translation MKRPNPPRVFVTRQLPGEALARLAVHTSPRVWPEPLPPPPDVLQAEAREAEGLITLLTDRVDEALLAGAPHLRVVSNVAVGHDNIDVGACTARRIAVGNTPGVLTETTADFAFALLMGLARRVAEADAYVRSGQWRTWDPSLLLGPDVHGATLGIVGLGAIGAAVARRARGFGMRLLYVNRQARPELEAELGLTRVDKATLLAQSDVVSLHVPLTPETRHWLGRAELAAMKPGALLVNTARGPVVDQSALVDALESGHLGGAALDVTDPEPLPLDSPLLHLPRVLLAPHIASASHATRGRMASMAVDNLLAALEGRPPPNCVNPEIYQP, from the coding sequence ATGAAACGCCCCAACCCCCCTCGCGTCTTCGTCACCCGGCAATTGCCAGGAGAGGCGCTCGCCCGACTGGCCGTGCATACCTCACCCCGCGTCTGGCCGGAACCCCTTCCTCCCCCACCGGACGTCCTCCAGGCGGAAGCCCGGGAGGCCGAGGGGCTCATCACCCTCTTGACCGACCGGGTGGACGAGGCCCTGCTCGCCGGTGCTCCCCACCTGCGGGTGGTCAGCAACGTGGCGGTGGGCCACGACAACATCGACGTGGGCGCCTGCACCGCCCGGCGCATCGCGGTGGGCAACACCCCCGGAGTGCTCACCGAGACGACGGCGGACTTCGCCTTCGCCCTGCTGATGGGGCTGGCGCGACGGGTGGCGGAGGCGGATGCCTACGTGCGATCGGGCCAGTGGCGAACCTGGGATCCCAGCCTGCTGCTGGGTCCGGACGTCCACGGGGCCACGCTGGGCATCGTGGGCCTGGGTGCCATTGGCGCGGCGGTGGCCCGGCGCGCCCGCGGCTTCGGCATGCGGCTGCTGTACGTCAACCGCCAGGCCCGGCCGGAGCTGGAGGCGGAGCTGGGCCTCACGCGGGTGGACAAGGCCACGCTGCTGGCCCAATCGGATGTCGTCTCGCTGCACGTGCCCCTCACCCCCGAGACCCGTCACTGGCTGGGTCGGGCGGAGCTGGCCGCCATGAAACCCGGCGCCCTGCTGGTGAACACCGCCCGGGGGCCCGTGGTGGATCAATCCGCGCTCGTGGACGCACTCGAGAGCGGGCACCTGGGCGGCGCCGCCCTGGACGTGACGGATCCCGAGCCCCTGCCGCTCGACAGTCCCCTCCTGCACCTGCCCCGGGTGCTGCTCGCCCCCCACATCGCCAGCGCGAGCCACGCCACCCGCGGCCGCATGGCCTCCATGGCGGTGGACAACCTGCTCGCCGCGCTGGAGGGTCGCCCTCCCCCGAATTGTGTCAACCCGGAGATCTACCAACCATGA
- a CDS encoding Stp1/IreP family PP2C-type Ser/Thr phosphatase, giving the protein MKVVSAGLTDVGRKRNHNEDSFLIDDELQLYVVADGMGGHAGGGTASRIAVETIDKELRRARESRDNPFATSANLQDSLLPDALRTAVERACLAIFTTAQEDPRLSGMGTTVISLVVRDNHAFFAHVGDSRAYLVRGPLIQQVSEDHSLVNEQIKAGMITPEEAKHSRYKNIITRSVGFEEEVQVDVMGVVAEPGDVFLLCSDGLANMVEDRELHEVVQATPEIAQVPQRLIELANERGGDDNITAIVVQMCV; this is encoded by the coding sequence ATGAAGGTCGTCTCGGCCGGCCTCACGGATGTGGGGCGTAAGCGCAATCACAATGAGGACAGCTTCCTGATCGACGACGAGCTCCAGCTCTATGTCGTCGCGGATGGAATGGGTGGCCATGCCGGGGGCGGTACCGCCTCGCGCATCGCCGTCGAGACCATCGACAAGGAGCTGAGGCGGGCCCGGGAGAGCCGGGACAACCCGTTCGCCACCAGCGCCAACCTGCAGGACTCGCTCCTGCCGGATGCCTTGCGCACGGCGGTGGAGAGGGCCTGTCTGGCCATCTTCACCACCGCGCAGGAGGATCCGCGCCTGTCGGGGATGGGCACCACGGTCATCTCGCTCGTCGTGCGCGACAACCACGCGTTCTTCGCGCACGTGGGCGACAGCCGCGCCTACCTCGTCCGGGGTCCCCTCATCCAGCAGGTCTCCGAGGACCACTCCCTGGTCAACGAGCAGATCAAGGCCGGGATGATCACCCCCGAGGAGGCCAAGCACTCGCGCTACAAGAACATCATCACGCGCTCGGTGGGCTTCGAGGAGGAGGTCCAGGTGGACGTGATGGGCGTGGTGGCCGAGCCGGGTGACGTCTTCCTGCTGTGCTCGGATGGCCTCGCCAACATGGTCGAGGACCGGGAGCTGCACGAGGTGGTGCAGGCCACGCCGGAAATCGCGCAGGTGCCCCAGCGCCTCATCGAGCTGGCCAACGAGCGCGGCGGTGACGACAACATCACCGCCATCGTCGTGCAGATGTGCGTCTGA
- a CDS encoding diguanylate cyclase domain-containing protein, whose amino-acid sequence MPYAIDEELATALVALYPRLVQRAAEPVKVALQRLLDEEHARRGVPDATGALHPFALTQGALLREEFDLSTHAHQEGWTLGALILDVKGMIHVNARHGFPAGDAMLRAVVASLQARFPGAKVVRLHGDNFAVLLVPTSGLSLAQAPRDAVRARLAADVAAALPAGAEVPDFTLARLELTLEQPTHWQVLGPLVWGELERAYTLERLGQAEELQRRRLRLDGFVPAASPA is encoded by the coding sequence ATGCCCTACGCCATCGACGAAGAACTGGCCACCGCGCTGGTGGCCCTCTACCCACGGCTCGTGCAGCGCGCCGCCGAGCCCGTGAAGGTCGCGCTCCAGCGGCTGCTCGACGAGGAGCACGCGCGCCGGGGCGTGCCGGATGCGACGGGTGCCCTCCACCCCTTCGCCCTCACCCAGGGCGCGCTCCTGCGCGAGGAGTTCGATCTCTCCACACACGCGCACCAGGAGGGGTGGACGCTGGGCGCGCTCATCCTCGACGTGAAGGGGATGATCCACGTCAACGCCCGCCACGGCTTCCCCGCGGGCGACGCGATGCTGCGCGCCGTGGTGGCCTCGCTCCAGGCGCGCTTTCCGGGGGCGAAGGTGGTGCGTCTGCACGGCGACAACTTCGCCGTGCTCCTCGTGCCCACCTCGGGGCTGTCTCTCGCGCAGGCCCCCCGTGACGCCGTGCGCGCCCGGCTCGCCGCGGACGTGGCCGCCGCACTGCCCGCCGGCGCCGAGGTGCCGGACTTCACCCTCGCCCGGCTGGAGCTCACGCTCGAGCAGCCCACCCACTGGCAGGTGCTCGGCCCCCTCGTCTGGGGAGAGCTGGAGCGCGCCTATACCCTCGAGCGATTGGGACAGGCCGAGGAGCTCCAGCGGCGCCGGCTGCGGCTCGACGGCTTCGTGCCCGCCGCTTCTCCAGCCTGA
- a CDS encoding M23 family metallopeptidase: MVIADHNAPVRRFNISRSLMWQVGSGALLLTGLALGASLHYFQVARDAAENRILREENLTLRTQLKSVRERIEHIGSTLDRVERFDQKLRAITLLSDPQRNLAMGPVEREPGVGAPVAETQFTELTSLESPKSLPGKLDRLSAEATRQEQSLQELQAYFQDQKSLLASTPSVWPTRGWVTSDFGQRLDPYTAERVGHAGMDIAAPHGKAVDAPSDGTVVFAGLEGGYGNVIVIDHGYGIKTRFGHLSKILVKAGDRVKRGMQIANVGNTGRSTGPHLHYEVRVNGIPQNPRKFILED; encoded by the coding sequence ATGGTGATCGCGGACCACAACGCACCGGTCCGGCGTTTCAACATCTCCCGGTCGCTCATGTGGCAGGTGGGCAGTGGGGCGCTGTTGCTGACGGGACTGGCCCTGGGTGCTTCACTCCACTACTTCCAGGTGGCCCGGGACGCGGCGGAGAACCGCATCCTCCGGGAGGAGAACCTCACGCTGCGCACCCAGCTCAAGTCGGTGCGCGAGCGCATCGAGCACATCGGCTCCACGCTGGACCGGGTGGAGCGCTTCGATCAGAAGCTGCGCGCCATCACCCTCCTGTCGGATCCCCAGCGCAACCTGGCCATGGGCCCGGTGGAGCGGGAGCCGGGAGTGGGCGCGCCCGTGGCGGAGACCCAGTTCACCGAGCTGACGAGCCTGGAGTCGCCCAAGTCGCTGCCGGGCAAGCTGGATCGGCTGAGCGCCGAGGCCACGCGCCAGGAGCAGAGCCTCCAGGAGTTGCAGGCGTACTTCCAGGACCAGAAGTCGCTCCTGGCCTCCACCCCGTCCGTCTGGCCCACGCGCGGCTGGGTGACGAGTGACTTCGGCCAGCGGCTCGATCCGTACACCGCCGAGCGCGTGGGCCACGCGGGCATGGACATCGCGGCGCCCCACGGCAAGGCGGTGGATGCGCCGTCGGATGGCACGGTGGTGTTCGCGGGGCTCGAGGGCGGCTACGGCAACGTGATCGTCATCGACCACGGCTACGGCATCAAGACGCGCTTCGGCCACCTGTCGAAGATCCTGGTGAAGGCGGGGGATCGGGTGAAGCGCGGCATGCAGATCGCGAACGTGGGCAACACCGGCCGCTCCACCGGGCCGCACCTGCACTACGAAGTGCGCGTCAACGGCATCCCGCAGAACCCGCGCAAGTTCATCCTCGAGGACTAG
- a CDS encoding DEAD/DEAH box helicase: MPSIADTREAPPPLDGQWLRALKAEVPPLTFKKGREVAESRRVFGLNRDGGRIRAQVASSDAPEVRYEVTLDVGDGKPISKCTCQAWNVQGPHCEHVVAAALIFAARLRASMIAAAASAPANAAAPAAAASASAPAAEPSRYEDEAPVDSEESVPMEEAPAGDAVSLPALAKVESWLGLSSQPDYEFLYRLTPTNAGPGGRHWLIDVRRQDAQMKGPVHIKRMLQAGMRIAPPDERVFILLAKHEQRYDSRIVLSDEDLCELFEFLRQRRVIYRGTALIFSNEPVRPQIHLESRQDGATARIELLMPDGTSLSLKDAILLAGMRTYIISGQNLLPVEPDLPPRLVRKWLLEPTMAFPVGQLDRVLTFFAAHLPRFQMALKADDIDVDESVEPRFLLTLEGSSERVKVQLAARYGQTTVAVSPTASHLGYASGVGTEGRKLYRRREEEERAAGKRLQDLGLRYDPHTHAYDASGDGAIEFWARGLASLPSSWERFGVQAPKVRLRPKLRPRIRVGMSGVSWFELDAEFITDDQAVDLGAVRMWLDSGRRFVPLKDGTYAEADIAELKRAADLLEEAGALPGRTRTRLPLHQAVALDLLAELGDFTEVETKARKAMSELRDTNGVPKVALPDGLNATLRHYQESGLSWLWFLHRHGLSGILADDMGLGKTIQSLSLLRKVANEEGRKPSLVVAPTSVLANWEREAERFTPGLKVVVWHGQDRKERVEDLKDADLVLTSYALVRRDLEALSQVGFRYIILDEAQNIKNADSATAQACKSLPSDTRLALTGTPLENRLSELWSLFDFLMPGFLGSAEGFSDRFEQPIQVANDTAVRDRLRRRIQPFILRRLKTEVAKDLPPKTESVAWCEMEPGQAALYREVLEESRRKVSESIEKMGFKRSRVSILAALMRLRQVCCDPRLLKMPPGTLLPSSAKLERFGQLVDDLVAEGHRALVFSQFTEMLELLKGEADRRGLGYLYLDGRTKDRMGKVDEFNRPDGPPLFFISLKAGGTGLNLTAADYVIHYDPWWNPAVEDQATDRTHRIGQTRAVISYKLITRGTVEEKILSLQKRKKELAAGVLGADGDFGKMLTEQDLVDLFQAE, translated from the coding sequence GTGCCTTCCATCGCCGACACACGAGAAGCACCTCCCCCTCTTGATGGCCAGTGGCTCCGGGCTCTCAAGGCGGAGGTTCCGCCCCTCACCTTCAAGAAGGGCCGCGAGGTCGCGGAATCCCGCCGCGTCTTCGGACTCAACCGGGATGGCGGACGCATCCGGGCCCAGGTGGCCAGCTCCGACGCGCCCGAGGTGCGCTACGAGGTCACCCTCGACGTGGGCGATGGCAAGCCCATCTCCAAGTGCACCTGCCAGGCCTGGAACGTCCAGGGGCCCCACTGCGAGCACGTGGTGGCCGCCGCCCTCATCTTCGCCGCCCGGCTGCGCGCCTCGATGATCGCCGCCGCGGCCTCCGCGCCGGCCAACGCTGCGGCCCCGGCGGCCGCTGCTTCCGCGTCGGCCCCGGCCGCCGAGCCCTCCCGGTACGAGGACGAGGCCCCGGTTGACTCGGAGGAGTCCGTGCCGATGGAGGAGGCGCCGGCCGGGGACGCGGTGAGTCTCCCCGCGCTCGCGAAGGTGGAGAGCTGGCTGGGCCTGTCCTCCCAGCCGGACTACGAGTTCCTCTACCGGCTCACGCCCACCAACGCGGGTCCTGGTGGGCGTCACTGGCTCATCGACGTGCGCCGCCAGGACGCGCAGATGAAGGGGCCGGTGCACATCAAGCGCATGCTCCAGGCCGGCATGCGCATCGCGCCCCCTGACGAGCGCGTCTTCATCCTGCTGGCCAAACACGAGCAGCGCTACGACTCGCGCATCGTGCTGTCCGACGAGGACCTGTGCGAGCTGTTCGAGTTCCTGCGCCAGCGCCGCGTCATCTACCGCGGCACCGCGCTCATCTTCTCCAACGAGCCGGTCCGGCCGCAGATCCACCTCGAGTCACGCCAGGACGGCGCCACCGCGCGCATCGAGCTGCTCATGCCGGATGGCACGAGCCTGTCGCTCAAGGACGCCATCCTGCTGGCGGGCATGCGCACCTACATCATCTCCGGGCAGAACCTGCTGCCGGTGGAGCCGGACCTGCCGCCGCGGCTGGTGCGCAAGTGGCTCCTGGAGCCCACCATGGCCTTCCCGGTGGGGCAGTTGGATCGGGTGCTCACGTTCTTCGCCGCCCATCTGCCGCGCTTCCAGATGGCGCTCAAGGCGGACGACATCGACGTGGACGAGTCCGTGGAGCCGCGCTTCCTGCTCACGCTGGAGGGTTCCTCCGAGCGCGTGAAGGTGCAGCTCGCCGCGCGCTACGGGCAGACCACCGTCGCCGTGTCGCCCACGGCCTCGCACCTGGGCTACGCGAGTGGCGTGGGCACCGAGGGCCGCAAGCTCTACCGGCGCCGCGAGGAGGAGGAGCGTGCCGCGGGCAAGCGCCTGCAGGACCTGGGGCTGCGCTACGATCCGCACACCCACGCGTACGACGCGAGCGGTGACGGGGCGATCGAGTTCTGGGCGCGGGGCCTGGCGTCCCTGCCGAGCAGCTGGGAGCGCTTCGGCGTGCAGGCGCCCAAGGTGCGGCTGCGGCCGAAGCTCCGGCCGCGCATCCGCGTGGGCATGAGCGGGGTGAGCTGGTTCGAGCTGGACGCCGAGTTCATCACCGATGATCAGGCGGTGGACCTGGGCGCGGTGCGCATGTGGCTCGACTCGGGCCGGCGCTTCGTGCCGCTCAAGGACGGCACCTACGCGGAGGCGGACATCGCGGAGCTCAAGCGCGCCGCGGATCTCCTGGAGGAGGCGGGGGCGCTGCCGGGACGCACGCGCACGCGCCTGCCGCTGCACCAGGCCGTCGCGTTGGATCTGCTCGCGGAGCTGGGCGACTTCACCGAGGTGGAGACCAAGGCGCGCAAGGCGATGAGCGAGCTGCGCGACACCAACGGCGTGCCCAAGGTGGCCTTGCCCGACGGGCTCAACGCCACGCTGCGCCACTACCAGGAGTCGGGCCTGTCCTGGCTGTGGTTCCTCCACCGCCACGGGCTGTCCGGCATCCTCGCGGACGACATGGGTCTGGGAAAGACGATCCAGTCGCTGAGCCTCCTGCGCAAGGTGGCCAACGAGGAGGGCCGCAAGCCGTCGCTCGTGGTGGCGCCCACCAGCGTGCTGGCCAACTGGGAGCGCGAGGCCGAGCGCTTCACACCGGGCCTCAAGGTCGTCGTCTGGCACGGGCAGGATCGCAAGGAGCGCGTGGAGGACCTGAAGGACGCGGACCTCGTGCTCACCTCCTACGCGCTCGTGCGGCGCGACCTGGAGGCGCTCAGCCAGGTGGGCTTCCGCTACATCATTCTGGACGAGGCGCAGAACATCAAGAACGCGGACAGCGCCACCGCCCAGGCCTGCAAGTCGCTGCCGAGCGACACGCGGCTGGCGCTCACGGGCACGCCGCTGGAGAACCGGCTCAGCGAGCTGTGGAGCCTCTTCGACTTCCTCATGCCGGGCTTCCTCGGCAGCGCCGAGGGCTTCAGCGACCGCTTCGAGCAGCCCATCCAGGTGGCCAACGACACCGCGGTGAGAGATCGCCTGCGCCGCCGCATCCAGCCCTTCATCCTGCGCCGGCTCAAGACGGAGGTAGCCAAGGATCTGCCGCCCAAGACGGAGAGCGTGGCGTGGTGCGAGATGGAGCCGGGCCAGGCGGCGCTCTACCGCGAGGTGCTCGAGGAGAGCCGCCGCAAGGTGAGCGAGTCCATCGAGAAGATGGGCTTCAAGCGCAGCCGCGTCTCCATCCTCGCCGCGCTCATGCGGCTGCGTCAGGTGTGCTGCGATCCGCGGCTGCTCAAGATGCCCCCGGGCACGCTCCTGCCCTCGAGCGCCAAGCTCGAGCGCTTCGGCCAGCTCGTGGACGACCTGGTCGCCGAGGGCCACCGCGCGCTCGTCTTCAGCCAGTTCACCGAGATGCTGGAGCTGCTCAAGGGCGAGGCGGATCGGCGCGGCCTGGGCTACCTCTACCTGGATGGCCGCACGAAGGACCGCATGGGCAAGGTGGACGAGTTCAACCGTCCCGACGGCCCTCCGCTCTTCTTCATCAGCCTCAAGGCGGGTGGCACCGGCCTCAACCTCACGGCGGCCGACTACGTCATCCATTACGATCCCTGGTGGAACCCGGCCGTGGAGGACCAGGCGACGGACCGTACGCACCGCATCGGCCAGACGCGCGCCGTCATCAGCTACAAGCTGATTACGCGTGGCACGGTGGAGGAGAAGATCCTCAGCCTGCAGAAGCGCAAGAAGGAGCTGGCCGCGGGCGTGTTGGGCGCGGACGGCGACTTCGGCAAGATGTTGACCGAGCAGGACCTGGTCGACCTCTTCCAGGCGGAATAG
- the rlmM gene encoding 23S rRNA (cytidine(2498)-2'-O)-methyltransferase RlmM has translation MLGEVLVESETRPAEPPVFARTGIRVLTSLPSGQDLDQTARALAERILDALPQGMLVLQSFTPDSPAGNRLADEADALLEAARARLPADRLLEETWRAREAGATLVELCVAPGVVMMGEVPAREALSLSPGGRQRMRRGADSPSRAAMKLEEALVNLPFEPGRGEVCVDLGAAPGGWTQRLVARGARVIAVDPAKLMPELAHHPRVEHVQESAFAYTPEEPVDWLCCDMAWRPLEVAQLLAKWGRRDWATHLVANIKLPMKDKNPLLLRVRHILTEEGGWQGLTMRQLYHDRDEVTVTAHRGQ, from the coding sequence ATGCTGGGCGAGGTCCTGGTGGAGAGCGAGACGCGCCCGGCCGAGCCGCCCGTGTTCGCGCGGACCGGCATCCGCGTGCTCACTTCCCTCCCCTCCGGGCAGGACCTCGACCAGACGGCCCGGGCCCTGGCCGAGCGCATCCTCGACGCGCTGCCCCAGGGAATGCTCGTCCTCCAGTCCTTCACCCCGGACAGCCCGGCGGGCAACCGGCTCGCGGACGAGGCGGATGCCCTGCTGGAGGCCGCCCGGGCCCGCCTGCCCGCCGACCGGCTCCTCGAGGAGACGTGGCGGGCGCGCGAGGCGGGAGCCACACTCGTGGAGCTGTGCGTGGCACCCGGGGTGGTGATGATGGGCGAGGTGCCCGCGCGCGAGGCCCTGTCGCTCTCGCCCGGAGGCCGTCAGCGCATGCGCCGCGGCGCGGACTCTCCCTCCCGGGCGGCGATGAAGCTGGAGGAGGCCCTGGTCAACCTCCCCTTCGAGCCCGGCCGGGGCGAGGTGTGCGTGGACCTCGGCGCGGCCCCCGGCGGCTGGACCCAGCGGCTGGTGGCGCGCGGCGCCCGGGTGATCGCCGTGGATCCGGCGAAGTTGATGCCGGAGCTCGCCCACCACCCCCGGGTGGAGCACGTGCAGGAGAGCGCCTTCGCCTACACCCCGGAGGAGCCCGTCGACTGGTTGTGCTGCGACATGGCGTGGCGTCCGCTCGAGGTGGCACAGCTGCTGGCCAAGTGGGGCCGGCGCGACTGGGCCACGCACCTGGTGGCCAACATCAAGCTGCCCATGAAGGACAAGAACCCCCTGCTCCTGCGCGTGCGCCACATCCTCACCGAGGAAGGGGGCTGGCAGGGGCTCACCATGCGCCAGCTCTACCATGACCGGGACGAGGTGACGGTCACCGCGCACCGGGGCCAGTGA
- a CDS encoding adenine phosphoribosyltransferase: protein MSPNPSPSLFTAGHDATLLDEVKNRLRDVPDFPKPGILFKDVTPVLADPHLFHRVVDAMAAPFRGQRIDRVVAVESRGFLFGAPIALTLHAGFAPARKPGKLPWRTRTERYALEYGEDGLQLHEDAVGRGDRVLIVDDLLATGGTAQATQRLVTALGAEVVGYSFLISLDFLPGRERLGRDKVCALLSY, encoded by the coding sequence ATGAGCCCGAATCCCTCGCCCTCCCTCTTCACCGCCGGCCATGACGCCACCCTCCTCGACGAGGTGAAAAACCGCCTGCGCGACGTGCCGGACTTCCCCAAGCCGGGCATCCTCTTCAAGGACGTGACGCCCGTACTCGCCGACCCCCACCTGTTCCACCGCGTGGTGGACGCCATGGCGGCGCCCTTCCGGGGCCAGCGCATCGACCGGGTGGTGGCCGTGGAGTCGCGCGGCTTCCTGTTCGGCGCGCCCATCGCCCTGACCCTGCACGCGGGCTTCGCCCCCGCGCGCAAGCCGGGAAAGCTGCCCTGGCGCACGCGCACCGAGCGCTACGCGCTGGAGTACGGCGAGGACGGCCTGCAACTGCACGAGGACGCGGTGGGCCGGGGGGACCGGGTGCTCATCGTGGATGATCTGCTCGCCACGGGCGGCACCGCTCAGGCCACGCAGCGCCTGGTGACGGCGCTGGGCGCGGAAGTGGTGGGCTACAGCTTCCTCATCTCGCTGGACTTCCTGCCCGGACGCGAGCGCCTGGGCCGCGACAAGGTCTGCGCCCTGCTCTCGTATTGA
- the recN gene encoding DNA repair protein RecN, with translation MLLGLRISNVAVIEEVEVAFGAGLTVLTGETGAGKSILVDSLGLLLGGRADAEAIRAGCEEASVEGVFERTPILASRLEELGLPDLGDEVLVRRVVGRSGRAKAYINGSMVTVGVLARFMRGAVDIAGQHEHVSLFDAGLHRVLLDRYGQLEEPLATYMCDYEAVADVMARMEALGGDESRLRERAEFMRFQLDELSKLDPEPGEDVRLDAERKRLAGSEKLKRQGAEAELLLGGEEASAVETVGRALGLVNEAVKCDASLEPVAQSLGTALSELEEAQRRLNRYVEGLESDPARLSEVEDRLDAIKRLCRKHATSLEGLLQKRDTLETELSTLDNRQEVLEELSRERKVAEERARRSGEALSRARAACAGTFGSQVREGLGMLALGKAAFEVRVTPGNQLKPEGLDEVEFFFSANPGEPARSLAKVASGGEASRLLLALKRALADSDGCGCYILDEADAGVSGAIADVVGRMIKDVSGHRQVLCITHLPQVAAYADAHLLIRKGLKGERTVSEVVSLEAGAERTQELARMMSGVEVTREALGAAEALVRSAHRATGSPRARRDPTPEGGSRSRLRRSA, from the coding sequence GTGCTGCTGGGCTTACGGATTTCGAATGTGGCGGTGATCGAGGAGGTGGAGGTGGCGTTCGGAGCCGGGCTGACCGTGCTCACGGGCGAGACGGGGGCGGGTAAGTCCATCCTCGTGGATTCGCTCGGGCTGCTGCTGGGGGGGCGGGCGGATGCGGAAGCCATCCGCGCGGGGTGCGAGGAGGCCTCGGTGGAGGGCGTGTTCGAGCGCACGCCCATCCTGGCCTCCCGGCTGGAGGAACTGGGGCTGCCGGACCTGGGCGACGAGGTGTTGGTGCGCCGGGTGGTGGGTCGCAGTGGTCGGGCCAAGGCCTACATCAATGGCTCCATGGTGACGGTGGGGGTGCTGGCGCGCTTCATGCGGGGCGCGGTGGACATCGCCGGCCAGCACGAGCACGTGAGCCTCTTCGACGCGGGGCTGCACCGGGTGCTGCTGGATCGCTACGGGCAGCTCGAGGAGCCGCTCGCCACCTATATGTGTGACTACGAGGCCGTCGCGGACGTGATGGCCCGCATGGAGGCGTTGGGCGGGGACGAGTCCCGGCTGCGCGAGCGCGCCGAGTTCATGCGCTTCCAGTTGGATGAGCTCTCCAAGCTGGACCCCGAGCCGGGAGAGGACGTGCGGCTGGACGCCGAGCGCAAGCGCCTGGCGGGCTCGGAGAAGCTCAAGCGCCAGGGCGCCGAGGCGGAGCTGCTGCTCGGGGGCGAGGAGGCGAGCGCCGTGGAGACGGTGGGCCGCGCGCTGGGGCTGGTGAACGAGGCGGTCAAGTGCGACGCGTCGCTGGAGCCGGTGGCCCAGTCGCTGGGCACCGCGCTGTCGGAGCTGGAGGAGGCGCAGCGGCGGCTCAACCGCTACGTGGAGGGCCTCGAGTCGGATCCCGCCCGGCTGAGCGAGGTGGAGGACCGGCTGGATGCCATCAAGCGGCTGTGCCGCAAGCACGCCACGTCCCTGGAGGGCCTGTTGCAGAAGCGCGACACCCTGGAGACGGAGCTGTCCACGCTGGACAACCGGCAGGAGGTGCTCGAGGAGCTCTCACGGGAGCGCAAGGTGGCCGAGGAGCGGGCGCGCCGCAGTGGCGAGGCCCTCTCGCGCGCGCGCGCCGCGTGCGCCGGAACGTTCGGCAGCCAGGTGCGCGAGGGCCTGGGGATGCTGGCGCTGGGCAAGGCCGCCTTCGAGGTCCGGGTGACGCCCGGCAACCAGCTCAAGCCCGAGGGCCTGGACGAGGTGGAGTTCTTCTTCAGCGCCAACCCGGGCGAGCCGGCGCGCTCGCTGGCCAAGGTGGCCTCGGGCGGTGAGGCCTCTCGCCTGCTCCTGGCCCTCAAGCGTGCACTGGCCGACAGTGACGGCTGTGGGTGCTACATCCTGGACGAGGCGGACGCGGGCGTGAGTGGCGCCATCGCGGACGTGGTGGGTCGGATGATCAAGGACGTGAGCGGACACCGGCAGGTGCTGTGCATCACGCACCTGCCCCAGGTGGCGGCCTATGCGGACGCCCACCTGCTCATCCGCAAGGGGCTCAAGGGCGAGCGCACCGTTTCGGAGGTGGTATCCCTGGAGGCGGGCGCCGAGCGGACCCAGGAGCTGGCGCGGATGATGTCCGGGGTCGAGGTGACGCGCGAGGCGCTGGGGGCGGCCGAGGCCCTGGTGCGCTCGGCCCACCGGGCCACGGGCTCGCCCCGGGCGCGGCGGGATCCGACCCCCGAGGGGGGCTCCCGGAGCCGGTTGCGCCGCAGCGCGTAG